From Blattabacterium cuenoti:
TTTAGAAATTATTTCTTCTGGATCTTTAAGTTTAGATATTGCTTTAGGTATAAAAGGGTATCCAAAAGGTCGTATTATTGAAATATTTGGACCGGAATCTTCCGGAAAAACTACTTTAGCTTTACATGCTATAACTCAATCTCAAAAATTAGGAGGTTTTGCTAGTTTCATAGATGCAGAACATGCTTTTGATCGTGTTTATGCTCAAAAAATAGGAGTAAATATAAAAGAATTAATAATATCTCAACCAGATAATGGAGAACAAGCACTTGAAATTGTGGATAATTTAATTAGATCTAGTGTTATTGATCTAATCGTTGTAGATTCTGTAGCGGCTTTAACCCCTAAAAGTGAAATAGAAGGAGAAATGGGAGACTCTAAAATAGGATTACAAGCAAGATTAATGTCTCAAGCTTTGAGAAAGCTAACTTCTAGTATAGGAAAATCTAAAAGCATACTGATATTTATTAATCAATTAAGAGAAAAAATAGGAATTTACGGAAACCCAGAAGTAACAACAGGAGGGAATGCTTTAAAATTTTATTCCTCAATACGATTAGACATACGTAGAGGAAATCAAATCAAAAACGGAGAAAAAATACTAGGAAACAGGACAAGAGTAAAAGTAGTGAAAAATAAGTTATCTCCTCCTTTTAGAAGTGCTGAATTTGACATTATATACGGAGAAGGAATTTCAAAAATAGGAGAAATTTTGGATATAGGTGTCGATTTAGGGATTATTAAAAAAAATGCATCTTGGTTTAGCTATAGAGATATTAAATTAGGTCAGGGAAGAGATTCTGTAAGAGAATTTTTAAAAGGAAGAGAAAATATCATAACTGAAATACAAAAAAATATATATAAAAATATATGAAAATTACTTTTTTGGGAACTGGAACTTCTCAGGGTATTCCTGTAATTGGATCTAAACATCCGGTATGTTTATCTAAAAATTCAAAAGATAAAAGACTTAGAAGTTCTATTCTAATTGAAAAAAATAAAACAAATTTTTTGATAGATTGTGGACCAGATTTTCGTTATCAAATGCTAAGAAGTAATTATAAAAAATTGAATGCTATTTTTATCACACATGAACATCAAGATCATATAGGAGGATTAGACGATATAAGACCAATGAATTATAATATGAATAAACCTATTCCTATTTATGGTTTACGTAGAGTTATAGAAAATTTAAAAAAAAGATTTTTTTATATATTTTCGGAAAATAAAAAATCAAATGTTTCAAAAGTTTCTGTCCATGAATTAGATAATTATACGAAATTTTTTTTCGTAGAAAATTACAAAATTTTTCCTTTGTCTATATGGCATGGACATCTTCCTATTTTAGGCTTTCGTATAGAAAATTTTGCGTATATCACAGATGCTAGCAGCGTTCCTATTCAAACAATACAAGAATTAAAAGGAATCAATATTTTGGTGTTAAATATACTAAGACAAATAGAAAAAAATACTTTTCCTTTTATGCTTTCTGAAACTTTGAATATCATTCAAAAAATTCGTCCTCTAAAAACTTATTTGACACATATTAGTCATACATTTGGATTTCACGAAGAAATTGAAAAAAAATTGCCTAAAAATGTATATCTAGCTTATGATAGATTAATTATATGTGAATAAATAAAAATTACAATTTTTCATGTAAGAATACAACACAAATAAGTAAATGCAAAGATTAAAAAATATCCTTTTTTCCACAAGAATCACCTCTTTCTTATTTTTATTGTTAGCATCATCTATGGCAATAGCTACTTTTATAGAAAAAAAATATTCTACAGATGTAGCAAAAATATTTATTTATGAATCCACCTGGTTTGAAGTTGTCATGCTATTGACCATAGTCAATCTAATAGGAAATATATGGAAATATAAATTATGGAATTATAATAAGTTCCCTTTGTTCATCTTTCATTTTTCATTTATATTCATTTTTATTGGTGGAATTTTCTCTAGGTATTCCAGTTTTGAAGGAACAATGTCTATAAGAGAGGGAGAAATAAATGGAAAGATTCTTTCTAGAAAAAATTACGTAAAATTAAAAATCACTCAAGGTTCTTCCACTAAATTTTATCATGATCCTTATATTTTTTCTTCTTGTCACAATAGATATAAAGGAAAATTTTTTTTTCAAGAAAATCCTTTGAAAATAAAAGTTATAGATTATGTCCCATGTGCAAAAATTATTTTATCAAAAGAAAAACATGAAGAAAAAGTTATAAAAATAATTTCCACAAATCAAAGAGAAAGAACAGAGCATTTTGTAAAAAATGGAAATATTATCAATGTAAATGGTATCTTATTTTCTTTTAATAAAAAAATCCCTTTTGGGATTATAATTTTTGAAAAAAATAATAAACTTTATATAAAATCATCTTTTTCTGGTAAAAGCATTAACATGGTAAATCAGAAAATAAATTTTTTATTAAAAAATCATGATATATTACTGAACAAAAGATGTTTATATCAAGTTAAAATTGATAAAAATAATGAAGTCATGCAATGGGTTATACCTGATGGAGTAGTAAAAGGAAAGTTAAAATATGTACAATCATGTAATGGGGAGGAAGAGAATAATAAGTTTAGCGCTATTACGGCAATAATATTTTTCCAAAATCAATCCAAATTAGTAACATTTTTAGGTGGAAAAAATGCATTAAATATGAGTGATCCTTTATTTTTTAAGGATTATAAAATATCTATTGGATATGGATCTATTTTTCGTCATCTTCCTTTTTTTTTAAAATTAAGAAAATTTAAAGTAGAAAATTATCCAGGTTCTGAATTTCCATCTACTTTTATGAGTTATGTAACATTAATAGATCAATATAAGAAAAAAAACTATTTGATTTATATGAATAATGTTTTGAACTATAAAGGATTTCGATTCTTTCAATCTGGATATGATCCAGATGGAAAAGGGACTCATTTTTCTGTTAATAATGATTATTTAGGTACATACTTTTCCTATATAGGTTATATTTTTATGACTATAGGAATGTTTATTACTTTATTTTGGAAAGGAACTCGATTTAGTTATCTTAAAAAAAAACTAAAATACTTGTCATATAGAAATTGTTTAATATTGTTTTTTATTTTTTCAGGCGCAAGTGTACATAATTTTGTGTTTTCTCAAATACACGAATTCAAAAAAATTCCCTTAGAAAGCGTTTTCGATGCTATTCATATTCCTAAAAAACATAGTGACAATTTTGGACGTTTATTAGTACAAGATAATAAAGGAAGAATTAAACCTATTAATACAATTGCTATTGAATTACTTAGAAAAATACATAAAAAAGATTCTATAGTAAGTTTAGATGCTAACCAATGGTTTATATCTATCCATCAAGATAATATATTTTGGACAAAAATTCCTTTTATTAAAGTTGATAAGAAAGGAGGAGATAAATTTTTAGACAAAATAAAAGCAAATCAACAATATTATGTTTCTCTTATGGATTTATATTTTATAGATTCAAGAACTTCAAAACTTAAGTTTGTTCTACAAGAAGATTATGAACGATCCTTCTCTAAAGACCCTATTCAAAGAAATGAATATGATAAAGCGATACTGAATCTTATCGAACGTGTAGGAATAATACATGAAATTTTTCAAGGAAAGTATATTCGTATTTTTCCTATACCTCATGATATCAATCATACTTGGTCCAGTTGGATTTCAGATTCAAATAAGTTAAACCCTTTAGGGTTATCTATGTTTAATAATTATCTTAAATCTTTATCATTTTCTCAAAATGAAAAAAATTGGAATATTTCTGATAATGAAGTTCAAAAAATACGACTGTATCAACGTAAGTATGGAAAATCAATTTTACCATCGGCAAGTAAAATATCTGCAGAAATTATTTATAATAAATTAAATATATTTTATGTATTATCTTTTCTTTATGCTTTCTTTGGAGTAATTATTATGATAAATTCTTTTTCTATAATTTTTTTAGAAAAAAAATACATGTATTTTTTTTCTAAAATATTTGTTTTCATTTTATTTGTTCTATTTATTTTTAATTTTTTTGGTTTAATTTCTAGATGGTATATTTCTGGACATGCTCCATGGACTAATGGATATGAATCTGCTATTTTCATTAGTTGGTGTTTAATCGGAATAGGTTTATTATTCTATAAAAATCAATTTGTTTCAGGAATTACAACTTTAGTCTCTTCCATTTTACTAATGATAGCACATGGAAATGCTATGGATCCAGAAATAACCAATTTGGTGCCAGTTTTAAAGTCTCATTGGTTAATTATACATGTAGCTACAATTACATCAAGTTATGGTTTCTTTTTAACAGGAGCATTTTTGGGATTTATAGTATTACTTTTTTTTATATTAAAGGTGTGTTTTCGTAATTATAGCGAAATGATTCATGTTCATATTGAAAAATTGACTATTATTAATGAAATATGTTTGACAATAGGACTTTTTTTATTAACCATAGGAACTTTTTTAGGTTCTGTTTGGGCAAATAATAGTTGGGGACGTTATTGGAGTTGGGACCCTAAGGAAACTTGGGCATTAATTAGCATAATGATTTATGCTTTTGTATTGCATCTTCGCTTAGTTCCATATTTAAGAAATATATTTATTTTTAATTTATCCAGTATATTATCAATAAGTTCTATTTTAATGACTTATTTTGGAGTAAATTATTATTTATCAGGGTTGCATTCTTATGCAAAAGGAAATCCTACTTCTGTTCCTTGGTGTATATATTATAGTTTGTTGATTTTGTTAATTATCACTATTTTATCTTATTATTCATTTAGATTTTACAAAAAAATTAATATAAATAAACAGTGAATTTTCATTCGTATTTTTTTAAAAAATATTTAAGGGAAAAAAAAAGCTCTTTGTTCAGAGATGCATTTGGAAATTTTCATTTTATAAAACGTTTTTTAATTTTTACTTTTGGTTGTATTTCTTATAATCGTTATAATGGATTCAATCAGTTGCATTTGGAAGGGACTGAATATATAAAAGATTTACCTGATAAAAAAGTTCTTTTTGTATCCAATCATCAAACTTATTTTGCAGATGTTTTTGCTATGTTTCATGTATTTTGTAGCGTGAAAAATGGTTTTGTTAATAGTATTAGAAATCCTATTTATCTTTTAAATCCTAAAGTTAATTTATATTATGTGGCGGCTAAAGAAACTATGAATCGAGGTTTTTTAACGAAACTATTTACTTATTCAGGAGGGATTACTGTAAAAAGAACTTGGATAGAAAGAAAAAAACAAACTAATCGTTCCTTAGATATGTTATCTGAAATTACTCGTATGGGAATTGCTCTTAATGATGGTTGGTTAATTACATTTCCACAAGGAACTACTCAAGCTTTTGCTCCTGGCCGAAGAGGAATAGTACACGTGATAAGAAAGTACAGTCCTATTGTTGTTCCCATTGTAATAGATGGATTTAAAAAAGCTTATGATAAAAAAGGAATTCGCATTAAAAAAAAAGGAGTTTTACAAAAAATGAAATTTAAAGAACCTATTCAATTAGATCTTGAAAAAGATACAACAGATTCTATCATGGAAAAAATTATGGATGCTATCGAACAATCTCCTAAATATAAATATAGAGGAGAATTTATAAATACAACATAATACATAAATGTTTTTTAAATAAAATAGTAATGAAATATAAGTTGATAAAGGATACTTTTCTCAGTTTTTTTCAAAAAAAAAGACATAAAATCATTCCTTCTTTTCCTATTTATTCAAGAAATGATCCCACACTTTTTTTTGTTAATGCAGGAATGAACCCTTTTAAAGACTATTTTTTAGGACATGTAATCCCTAAATACACGAGAATAGCAAATATTCAAAAATGTCTTAGAATAACTGGAAAACACAATGATTTAGAAAACGTAGGATATGACAATTATCATCATACTATGTTCGAAATGTTAGGAAATTGGTCTTTCGGAGATTATTCAAGAAAAGAAGCTATAGAATGGGCTTGGGAATTATTAATTAAAGTATATAATATTCCTAATCAAAATATTTATGTATCTGTTTTTGTTGGAGATAAAAAAGATGAATTATCCATGGATAAGGAAACTTTTAGATATTGGAAAACTTTAATTAACGAAAATAATATTCTCTTTTTTGGAAAAAAGGAAAATTTTTGGGAAATGGGATTAACAGGGCCTTGTGGGCCTTGTTCAGAGATTCATATAGATTTACGAAACGAAAAAGAAAAAAAAATATTACCTGGAAAATACCTTATAAATAAAAAACATCCTGAAGTAATAGAAATTTGGAATCTTGTTTTTATAGAATATATACGTAAATCAGATAGAACATTGGAAAAACTTTTAACAAAGCATGTAGATACAGGTATGGGATTAGAAAGATTATGTATGGTTTTGCAAGGAAAAATTTCTAGTTATGAAACTGATATTTTTTATCCTATTATTCAAGATATAAAAGATTATTTAGGAAATATTTATAATTCAGAAAATTTTCATCAAAAAGTATCTATAAGGATTATAGTAGATCATTTAAGAGCTATTGTTTTTTCTATTTTAGATGGCCAATTACCATCCAATAGTGGAGCAGGTTATGTGATAAGAAGAATACTCAGAAGAGCCATTATTTATGCCACTCGTTTTCTATATAAAAAGGAACCTTTTATTTATAAATTTGTAGATTCTTTAGTGATGGGAGGTATGAAAGACTTTTTTCCAGAATTAGAAAATAAAAAAAAACACATAGAAGATATTATTAAAGAAGAAGAACTCTCTTTTTTCAATGTTATTGAAAAAGGAAGTAAAAAAATTCAACATATAATTACAAGATATAAAGAAAAAAAAGAAAAAATTATTGATGGAGAAAAAATTTTTCAATTATATGATACTTATGGTTTTCCCATGAAATTATCTAAAATATTGGTTGAAAAAAATAATTTGTCCATTAATGAAAAATCATTTAGGAAAAAATTGTTAGAACAAAAAGAAAGATCTAAAAAAGAAAACAATTCAATCATAAAAAAAGACTGGATAAAAGTACATAATAACTTTCATAAA
This genomic window contains:
- the ccsA gene encoding cytochrome c biogenesis protein — translated: MQRLKNILFSTRITSFLFLLLASSMAIATFIEKKYSTDVAKIFIYESTWFEVVMLLTIVNLIGNIWKYKLWNYNKFPLFIFHFSFIFIFIGGIFSRYSSFEGTMSIREGEINGKILSRKNYVKLKITQGSSTKFYHDPYIFSSCHNRYKGKFFFQENPLKIKVIDYVPCAKIILSKEKHEEKVIKIISTNQRERTEHFVKNGNIINVNGILFSFNKKIPFGIIIFEKNNKLYIKSSFSGKSINMVNQKINFLLKNHDILLNKRCLYQVKIDKNNEVMQWVIPDGVVKGKLKYVQSCNGEEENNKFSAITAIIFFQNQSKLVTFLGGKNALNMSDPLFFKDYKISIGYGSIFRHLPFFLKLRKFKVENYPGSEFPSTFMSYVTLIDQYKKKNYLIYMNNVLNYKGFRFFQSGYDPDGKGTHFSVNNDYLGTYFSYIGYIFMTIGMFITLFWKGTRFSYLKKKLKYLSYRNCLILFFIFSGASVHNFVFSQIHEFKKIPLESVFDAIHIPKKHSDNFGRLLVQDNKGRIKPINTIAIELLRKIHKKDSIVSLDANQWFISIHQDNIFWTKIPFIKVDKKGGDKFLDKIKANQQYYVSLMDLYFIDSRTSKLKFVLQEDYERSFSKDPIQRNEYDKAILNLIERVGIIHEIFQGKYIRIFPIPHDINHTWSSWISDSNKLNPLGLSMFNNYLKSLSFSQNEKNWNISDNEVQKIRLYQRKYGKSILPSASKISAEIIYNKLNIFYVLSFLYAFFGVIIMINSFSIIFLEKKYMYFFSKIFVFILFVLFIFNFFGLISRWYISGHAPWTNGYESAIFISWCLIGIGLLFYKNQFVSGITTLVSSILLMIAHGNAMDPEITNLVPVLKSHWLIIHVATITSSYGFFLTGAFLGFIVLLFFILKVCFRNYSEMIHVHIEKLTIINEICLTIGLFLLTIGTFLGSVWANNSWGRYWSWDPKETWALISIMIYAFVLHLRLVPYLRNIFIFNLSSILSISSILMTYFGVNYYLSGLHSYAKGNPTSVPWCIYYSLLILLIITILSYYSFRFYKKININKQ
- the recA gene encoding recombinase RecA, producing MNEKIEKKRKSLQLVLEKMDKIYGKGTVMQMGDSHLENLEIISSGSLSLDIALGIKGYPKGRIIEIFGPESSGKTTLALHAITQSQKLGGFASFIDAEHAFDRVYAQKIGVNIKELIISQPDNGEQALEIVDNLIRSSVIDLIVVDSVAALTPKSEIEGEMGDSKIGLQARLMSQALRKLTSSIGKSKSILIFINQLREKIGIYGNPEVTTGGNALKFYSSIRLDIRRGNQIKNGEKILGNRTRVKVVKNKLSPPFRSAEFDIIYGEGISKIGEILDIGVDLGIIKKNASWFSYRDIKLGQGRDSVREFLKGRENIITEIQKNIYKNI
- a CDS encoding lysophospholipid acyltransferase family protein — encoded protein: MNFHSYFFKKYLREKKSSLFRDAFGNFHFIKRFLIFTFGCISYNRYNGFNQLHLEGTEYIKDLPDKKVLFVSNHQTYFADVFAMFHVFCSVKNGFVNSIRNPIYLLNPKVNLYYVAAKETMNRGFLTKLFTYSGGITVKRTWIERKKQTNRSLDMLSEITRMGIALNDGWLITFPQGTTQAFAPGRRGIVHVIRKYSPIVVPIVIDGFKKAYDKKGIRIKKKGVLQKMKFKEPIQLDLEKDTTDSIMEKIMDAIEQSPKYKYRGEFINTT
- the alaS gene encoding alanine--tRNA ligase — protein: MKYKLIKDTFLSFFQKKRHKIIPSFPIYSRNDPTLFFVNAGMNPFKDYFLGHVIPKYTRIANIQKCLRITGKHNDLENVGYDNYHHTMFEMLGNWSFGDYSRKEAIEWAWELLIKVYNIPNQNIYVSVFVGDKKDELSMDKETFRYWKTLINENNILFFGKKENFWEMGLTGPCGPCSEIHIDLRNEKEKKILPGKYLINKKHPEVIEIWNLVFIEYIRKSDRTLEKLLTKHVDTGMGLERLCMVLQGKISSYETDIFYPIIQDIKDYLGNIYNSENFHQKVSIRIIVDHLRAIVFSILDGQLPSNSGAGYVIRRILRRAIIYATRFLYKKEPFIYKFVDSLVMGGMKDFFPELENKKKHIEDIIKEEELSFFNVIEKGSKKIQHIITRYKEKKEKIIDGEKIFQLYDTYGFPMKLSKILVEKNNLSINEKSFRKKLLEQKERSKKENNSIIKKDWIKVHNNFHKSSNFVGYDLTECNVIILKYRKIENKLSKIHYYELVFYKTPFYPEGGGQLGDTGILKNKVEKIDVFDTKRENSIIIHCVQKLPLDVFSSFKAIVNQNRRIEIEKNHTSTHLLHFALKQILGDHIQQKGSYVGNDYLRFDFSHYKKITIQELHQIENLVQELIFSDLLLKEKTFNSLQEAKKNASFSEIFENKYQQEVRVVTFGGSSELCIGTHVKRTGLIQVFDILSESSVSHGIRRIKALTSKRAIQHLKSIRNEYLSLKKMMKCTESPIKSFSTLQNSNEKLKQEISNINLQKIRILKQEYFSKIIHLSSINIKYICDIDAYQEKEIDIMRKIVLDLKREIHNLFMIIGFVKNEKVIIFISISDFVIKNHDLHAHKIICEMAPNIHGKYWGNSSFSTAMGTNKNGLNLVLKDAIAYQNHLQIKKNNKL
- a CDS encoding MBL fold metallo-hydrolase, which codes for MKITFLGTGTSQGIPVIGSKHPVCLSKNSKDKRLRSSILIEKNKTNFLIDCGPDFRYQMLRSNYKKLNAIFITHEHQDHIGGLDDIRPMNYNMNKPIPIYGLRRVIENLKKRFFYIFSENKKSNVSKVSVHELDNYTKFFFVENYKIFPLSIWHGHLPILGFRIENFAYITDASSVPIQTIQELKGINILVLNILRQIEKNTFPFMLSETLNIIQKIRPLKTYLTHISHTFGFHEEIEKKLPKNVYLAYDRLIICE